A part of Rhodamnia argentea isolate NSW1041297 chromosome 8, ASM2092103v1, whole genome shotgun sequence genomic DNA contains:
- the LOC115735492 gene encoding mitochondrial import receptor subunit TOM40-1 → MAGAVPPEAAKAAATEKAAPEKVDYLNLPCPIPYEEIHREAMMSLKPDLFEGFRFDFTKGLNPQFALSHSVSMGAAEIPSQSSETIKIPTAQYEFGVNFMDPKLMLFGRLLTDGRLNARVKWDLTDNFSFKANGLLTGEPHMSHGMFNFDYKGSDYRAQFQAGSGALFGANYIQSVTPHLSLGGEVFWAGQHRKSGIGYAARFNTDKMVATGQVASTGMVALSYVQKVSEKVSLATDFMYNYMSRDVTASVGYDYLLRQSRLRGKIDSNGCVAAFLEERLNMGLNFILSAELDHKKKDYKFGFGLTVGQ, encoded by the exons ATGGCTGGTGCGGTACCTCCCGAAGCGGCGAAGGCTGCGGCCACAGAGAAGGCGGCTCCCGAGAAAGTGGACTACTTGAACCTCCCGTGCCCTATTCCGTACGAGGAAATCCACCGAGAAGCTATGA TGTCTCTGAAGCCGGACCTTTTTGAGGGGTTTAGGTTTGATTTTACCAAAGGACTTAATCCACAATTTGCTCTGAGTCACAG TGTGTCTATGGGAGCTGCTGAAATTCCTTCTCAATCTTCTGAGACTATCAAAATCCCCACTGCCCAGTACGAGTTTGGTGTTAATTTTATGGACCCAAAG TTGATGCTATTTGGGAGGCTTTTGACGGATGGTAGATTAAATGCTAGAGTAAAGTGGGATTTGACCgacaatttttctttcaagGCTAATGGGCTG CTTACCGGCGAGCCACATATGTCACATGGCATGTTCAATTTTGATTACAAG GGAAGTGATTACAGAGCCCAGTTTCAAGCGGGAAGTGGTGCCTTATTTGGAGCAAACTATATTCAG AGTGTGACACCTCATCTTTCTTTGGGTGGTGAAGTATTTTGGGCTGGACAGCATCGAAAGTCTGGTATTGGATATGCTGCTCGATTCAACACGGATAAAATG GTCGCTACAGGACAAGTTGCTAGCACTGGAATGGTCGCATTGAGTTATGTTCAAAAGGTGTCTGAAAAG GTTTCTTTGGCAACAGACTTCATGTACAACTACATGTCAAGGGATGTAACTGCAAGTGTGGGTTATGATTACCTCCTTAGACAG TCTCGGCTAAGAGGGAAGATTGATTCTAATGGTTGTGTTGCTGCGTTTCTGGAAGAGCGATTGAATATGGGTCTCAACTTCATACTGTCCGCAGAG TTGGATCATAAGAAGAAGGACTACAAATTTGGTTTTGGCTTGACAGTGGGACAGTAA